One Sesamum indicum cultivar Zhongzhi No. 13 linkage group LG14, S_indicum_v1.0, whole genome shotgun sequence genomic window, GCCATGTTATTTCATTTTGAGGTGGACAGGTCACACGACATGTCAAGTGAGACCTCCAAACATAAATCTATAATAAGTGATGgagatgattttgaatttttctgaggcgccaaaattatatttttaatcttatagGATAAgggattaatatttttagttataatttttaaaattgcaaaaatttgattcgtttaattttatgatctataataagttagtaataagacAATCGGTGGTAAATATGGAATcccatttaattttcttgctcaaatttgataaattttgattaacgaaAGAANNNNNNNNNNcaaattaaattttctaaattgcAGGGtgtctatgtataattacacaaaatttgaGGAGCGGTGTAATTATCCGAATTCTAAAACTAGTTAAATACTTAATAATTAAGTGAATGGAAGTAATCTTAATTAGTGAGAgattatgacaaatttaaataacagtAATCAAAgtgttaaattaattggaatgAAGGTGGATAGGACAGCAACGGTGCCGTTTCACTTGAGCATTTCTCGACCAAATTTATTAGGGATTCTGCATTCACATTaccttataataattaattcctcCAACTTGTTCCTTTCTCCTAAACTTAACGATTTTGCGTGCTTCCAAACACGTCCTTACCAGCTTTTTATGActatgtttatattatttttaattaactactTACCTCACTCCTCCTAAATTTCCTCATTATTCCCAAACAAATTCACCACTACATAGTTCAtgcaagaaatataaaaatcattttatgtatatatatatatatataactagttGTTGTAATACACTGTccttgtatttatataaataaataattttttacgttttaaaatatattataaataaaaatacagtaTATATTATGCAgttaaattgatataaaacttcctctaaaaaaattaatataaaactcgaaaagttgaaaaatttttcaaactcgTAAATTGTAATgtgataaaattgtaataaataaaagtaaattaaaaatgagtcTAACGCATGGGACCGATAGTATGATTTTTTGAGATGTATTCCATTTCGTTTCAATCGATCAAGTTAAGGTGGTGTTTggttgtaaaaatatttttctcgtTTAAAGATTTATTTCAAACACATTTCACtactcaaaagaaaaaaaaaaatctaccaGACCactcataattattatattatattttttttatttgatatttttatacgttatattaataataatcattatattttcatctCACCTTGGAATCATATACTTGGTATCAATCAAACTCATTTCTGCGCAATTTTTGTCGCTGAtgaaattagaataaattgaCAAACAATCACagtaataaataaagagtGCAGTAAAAATGGTGGGTTGAGAAGTAAAAGGAGTTAAACTTAAGATAACAAGAGCAGAGATCATTAAAAAACACTATTTTCACACACAAAAAGGATTCTTGGTTGTCGTGTagttttgagagagagagagagagaggtacAGTCTGAGTCTGAGATAATTTCGCGAAAAGGACGAGGCCAAAACCGACAAGTTGCAAAAGAGGTACACCATACATCACCATGgctggaaaagaaaataaaaaatatcagcaATAAAGAATGCAGTAAAAAGGGTGATTAATCAATTTGAGCAAATGGGAGGAAAAACCCGGGCAGTAGGGTAGGTATAGGATAGGACAGCTTTGTAGAGAGAAGAACCACtgcctctttctctctcatctttctcatatctctctctcttgattttttgttctttctttaagtctctgatatatatatcataaaaaaagaattcttgaatatttctttgtttgctttttgtttttctctctcacgCATATTCACAGAGAGGGGTGATGAATCGTGGGGTGATTAATGGTACAAAGCTGCTTTTTGGTGGAGAGAAGAACCTGATGCTCCCTTTTGATATTGTGTGAGTGGGTGCTGCTGTTTTCTCTTCTTACTGCATTATAACAACCATATATACATTGTATACATACAACTCCGTATAATAcgtctttctctctcttcttttcgCTCTCATTCAGCGTGTTTCTATCTAATCTATCTATATCTACTAcgactactactactactaatattattactattatcgCTGTTAGCCCTCTATTGTGCATCCGATGACCTCATTTTTCACTCCCATTTAGTCCCCAGTGAAAGGAACTCAAAGGTAGCAGCAGGTCTGTAGATTGATATATTATAGAGAGATTTCTTgtggattttctttttgatctTGGAGGGTTCTTTCTCTCTTCAAGAATCAGTCTTTCTTGGGGATGCCCTTTGATTTCTCTTTCTTGGTTTCTGGTCTCATTGCTTTTCAACTTAAGTCGGTTCAAGATTTTCTGGGTTGCTTCTTGGTGTTAATTTCTTGCTTGAGGATTTGTAGTACtggtttaatttttctttttcttgatgcGCTCTGCTCAGcgttttcatgattttatgaTCTTGTGATTCTTGGAGTCTTCCGCTGAAGTCTTCTCTTTAATTCAAACCCAAAGAAATCTGGTCTGTGTGTTTATGCTGGTGGTTGGGGTTCTGAATTCTTACTGTTCACTTCAGACTGaccaaatatttgattttgggGTCTGGGTTTTCTTCCATTCTTCTCAATCTTTCTTTTACCGTAGAAAAATGTTAGCCCATGACTTTGATTTTGAGTTCAGTTTATGCCGTATCCACGCaaaataagttatattttCTTGGTCCATAATCGGGGAATCTTTCTAATCTATCGCCTCTCGTCATGATTCCAACTTGATTTTGCTTTCTTGGATTTAGTTTTTGAAAGTGCGTAAGTGCTTAGTTGTTTCCCATCTTGAAAAGCTTCAGCAAATTTATGTACTTTGTCTTGGTTTGCCCACATAAAATAACACTTAATGAGGGTTTGATCATGGCTTATCCCTTCTTTTCTCTGCAAAAATTGGTTCTCTCTTTGTTCAGTCAAGCTCTTTAGAGAGCTTGGTGATGATCCAATATACAGACATGCTTCAAATTCACTCCTTCCGGGCTTATAAAAGAACATTGTAGAGGCGTCTAGAATCTACTGTTGCTGTCCCAAGTATTTGTGGGTCTGTTTTTGTCCTTCAAACTTCTTGGTCTtatgttaatatattcttCTATATTTTCTCGCAGGGCTGATTAATGGATGGATGAAGAAAAGTTGCAATCTTTAGGTGGGGTTGTTTGATTTTGAGCGTAAGAGTTTGAGTGGTGGTGGGGTTTGGGGACCTTTGTTGAGAAGGAGGCCCTTAGGCTACTGTTATGCTGAAGGCTAAGTATAGTAAGATAAAGTCTTGTTTTGGAGGAGATAATATAAGTTCTTGTGACTGTTGGTTAGACAGCAcaagaaggaagaaaaggCTATCAGCAGATGTTAACCACTGAAAATCCTCCACCAGATCCCCCATGTCCCTCTGAAACAACACAACTGAAAAGTAGCGGCAGTAATGTTAGTGGTGATGAAAAGGGTTCTGATAATAATCAGCACCAGCTTGAGGTAGATCTGTTCAAGTCAGGCCTTGATGACAACAACCCACTTCCCAAGTTCTCCATAAGGTAACAACTTTCTACTCTCTTAATTCTTTGCAAGTTTCCCTTTTCATTATTATGTCAtggctctctctctctctctcacacacacacacacacacagcacACACAGTCTTCTCACCATGTTATTTCTTGGGGATTCTCTTGGCTGGTTAGATCCAAGTAACATGCCTCTGGTTATGATGATTCATCCAGCCAAGGGTTTCCCAGCTTCAGAAATActccttcattttcttttaatttgatttcttgaaatttttgctAATCTTGGCTTGTTGATCTTCTTTATTAGCAGGTATTGGCTTAGATGGTCTTCTCTGTGTTAATAAGTCTGTTGCTCCAGTTGCTTTGCTGATCACAATTAGATATTCAATTTTGACCACATTTTTGTGGGTATTGATTTCTTTTGGTCATTTTATGCACCTATGTTGATAGGATAAGAAAACCAGTTTGAGTTCTTCCCCAAGTTTCAAGACCAATTCTTCTGAACTCCAACCTTCATGTACATTATTTTGTGTTCGTTTATCTTCTTGATAGAGTTGTGAATTTGTCACTAAATCCTCTGGCCAAGAGTTGTTGACCCTTTTTCGCTGGTTTTGTTGTTGAGGCACGTTATGGAAGTCTAATAGTTTTGGCATGACGAAGTTGTCTTCTCTTGAAATGGAAATCACACTGTTGTTTATTGAATTTGGTACGTGTTTGATTTTAATACACAAAGCACTGTTGCTGCAGAGATTATGTTTTTAACACACGGGGCAAAGATATCAAGACTCATTGGccattttctccaaaaaatttGCAACTTTGTCTAAAGAATGGCGTGAAGGATGTGTTGCCACCTTTTCAGACGCTTGATTCCGTGAGAAACCGATTGAATGTGAAATGTGCTGCTGAAAATATAACCAATTCTGATGTGAAGCTTTCTGGGTTTAGCTATCATCCTTTGTCTGTTCCGTCTAACAATGTTGGGAAAAAGCTAGCTTTGGATATTGAGAACATCAAATCAAGTGGATCTGAAGAAGATAAAGAATATCCGTCAACCACGACAATTCAGTCTTGTCCGGACATAATTTCAGTGCCCGTGATCAAAAGCCCTTACTTGGAACCAGAAGCTGAAAATTTGCCAGTATCCTCAGCGGGAGGGCCTGAATTCGCTGTTGCAGTGTCCAATAAGGTTGAAAACTATAGTCAGAAGCCGGTCAAGAAGTGCAGAGTGATTGTGAAGTTGAGCAACATTGCTGAACCAAAGTTGACTGAAGAGTCTTCTGCAAACGCTTCTGTGGTGTCAGAAACAATGGCTTCAAAAGTGTGCCCGGTGTGCAAGacattttcatcttcttctaACACTACTTTGAATGCTCATATTGATCAATGTCTTTCTGGGGAATCAACTGTCAAATGGGCGGCCAATTCAAAAGTGATTAAGCATAGAATAAAGCCTAGGAAAACAAGACTAATGGTGGATGTCTATGCAACAGCCCTGCATTGTACATTGGAGGATCTTGATAGAAGAAATGGAACAAACTGGGCTTTGAACATGGGTTTTGCAGCGCAGGATTTGGAAGAGTGCACTGAAGAGAAAACTATCACCTATTCTTCTGTCAATGGTCATGAGGACAACTGCAACGAAGGTGCTGTGTACTTCGATTCCAGTGGCACAAAGCTTCGTATCTTATCAAAGTTCAGTGATCTGCAAACAAACTCAAGTGCTAAAGATGATTGTGAGCTTACGAAACTTGTCAAAAGAGATGAAGGAAGCAAAATTCTTTCAAGTAAGAAGAAAAAGTATCTTGTCCAGAGGCATAAGCTTCTTGAATGCCCTCCTTATGACCAAGGAAGTTGTTCTTCCAGGACCCATCATTGTCCTAAGGTATGTCAGGTCAATACATTGGATTTGCCTGTTTGTCATCTTAGTTTCCAGTAGATCCATAGAAACATTATTTTGAGAGAGTTATGCAACTTTATACATGCTtgtctaatatttttagaaagcCACCTTTAGTGGAGCaagattttgataaaaataggTGAAGATGCTCGCATTGGATAATGGCATCCTATTagttctctcttttcttttacatttaaaCTAATAAGGGAGTTAGacagtttttatttatgatattctgTTGACGCTCgtatttattgatttacaAATTTGAGAAGTTTCACCCTTAgcatttttcatgaaatgtATAAAATGGCTTTTCCATATCAAATGCCTAAAATGCTTCTCAGGTCAATTGGTGAAAATTTGACCCAGTCTTGTTCACAGGATAACAATGGTCATGAAAAGAAGTTTCCCCATGAAGATGACGAGAAAGAAGATCTGAGACAGCCTATGGAAGCCTGTGATCAGATGAGATCTGATGATTTTGGAATGATCAAACAGTGGGTAAGCTCCAAGAGAACTGGTCTGAAGAAGAATGTCAATCTAGATACTGGAAGCCGGCATTTGGACAAAATTATAAGGAACTTGAGAGTGAAAAATAGTAACCTGCCATCTCCAGGTGTTAAGTTCAGTAAGAGAACAAGTGACTTAAGTTTCCCGAATTTATCTGATGGTAATCCACTTTTCTTAACTGAAAGCcgaaaaagaaaggagaacTCATCTTTCAATTCTCATGATGCATATGAGGAACAGCTTTTAAGAAAGAGAGCGAGGTTTTCCTTGTTGGAGTTTCGAAACTGTCATGGTATGAAAAATCATTTGATGCTCTCTGAATGCAACATGAAGCAGTTGAAAAAAGATGAGCCCTCAATTCATAAGAGCCGTACAGATCCTCCAAATGGTATGGAAAGTCATGCATCTTCTCGgagtttcaagaaaatgaggaGTGTGAGTCCAACCATGAACACTAATAGTTCTTTCATCAGCTCAAGAATGTCCCAGCACCACACATTTTCATCAGAAGGCAAAGAATTTGGTGCTCCGAAGGAGACATCCTTGGATGATATCATATCATCTAGAGGTAAGAAGTTATCATCCTCGAGGAAGAATCTGTTGTCTGTCAGGCATGCATCTATTTCAGAATCAAAGAAGAATTTAGGGAGAAAGAATCTGAACTTCAAGAAGCGTAGGCTGCATTACGAGTCAGGATCAGATGAAGAGGCAGTAGTGTCTCGATCTGCTGTTTGTATGCAATACAACCCAGCAGAAATACTGGACAAAAATGCTGTCCAAATGGGAAAGGCTTCTGGTAAGTCATTGACTAGGATTTTGAAAATTCGAAAAAAAAGAGGGGAACTTGTAAACACTGGTAAGGCGGGAGAAACCACTCCCAAGAGCTCAGATTCACCACCACAATCCGATACTCATGGAGTTGAGACGAATATTGATTCTTCTGCTGGTGGCAATGTTCCTGCTGGTGCATCCAATGGTCTGGATGTTGTAAAGGATGTTGAAATTCAGGATGAATTTGTCTGTGAGCCAACTTCTAAAGTATGTGATGGAGAAACTTTTATAGCCTTAGGTGAATCTTTTGATTCTGAATACCCTGCGATTACTGGTCCTTCTGATGTTGAATTGATTTCGGGGCATTATATAAAGCCTTATGGACATTCTCCAGCTGACTTGGGGTTGGGTGGCGAAGGAGAGATGTTTTGTGCCAACAAAGTTGACAAAGATTTGATTACTGCGAATGATACTCTTGGGACGGCAGAAATTAATGCTAACAAAGGACAAGGAAATTACTTTATCGATGTTGATCCAATATCCATACCTGGGCCACCAGGCTCCTTTTTGCCGAGTCCTGGGCGTATGGGTTCGGAAGAGATTCAGGGAAATTCATCATTAACCACTTGTAGGATACTTTCTTCTGAAGATGAGTATGAATTGGTAGATCGGGATTCATCAGATTCTCCAATTTCTGCTACATCATTTGCATCTAACTCGATTGCTGCTAGATCTGATTCAGTATCCTTGGCAAACTTGTCCGTGCAGTCACATGGTGTACAACATGAGTCTCAACGTGACATCTCCGAAGACAGGATGGATCCTGTCCCTGAAAGTTCCTTTCCCTTTGAGctggctgctgctgctgcagaTGGAAATCTGAAGCTTCACGAGTCAAGAGCCAACTCGATATTACCTGAAATGAGTCCCCGCAGATTCGGAAACAGCCAGCCATGCTGTTGTTCTAGGAAGGAGGGAGTTCCACAGACTGGTTCATTGAACTATCAAGAATCACAGCTTCTCAGGCGACGGGCTATAACTTCTCTCCCGCCACTTCCTTCACAAGAAAAGCAAATGGGTCCTGATCCTAATGGTGAATTTTACACATCCAACTTGAGATCAGAAACATTCCCCAAGAATGATCAAAATCCACCTGAAAAGATTGTAACAGATTCACCAAAGGGCTATACTACTTTGCCAGTTTCTCAAGGTACTGAGGTTAAGTTTCCAGCTTGTGGGAATTCTGAGTTTCCAAGTCCATCTACCCCGAATCCTGTTCTCCGACTGATGGGGAAAAACTTAATGGTGGTGAGCAATGATGAAAATCCTTCCCCTCAAATGAGGAGTACCCAATCATGTATGGTGAACGGCTATCCAAGTCAACAATCATGTGTTGATAATGTTGTTTCCAGCAGCAATATTCAGAATGAGCACCATTCCTTTAATCATTCTCTATCTCGAGCTCCTTCAACACTTGACAACAAGCAAACCAGCACGACGGCGCAACACTTTGATTTCAGTTCATCTGATGGTTCCAGAATTCCTGCTAATTTTAGGGCACCAGAATCACGCCCACATCCATCAAGAGTCATGCTTCCGAGCAAGTGTTTTGGTGGAAGTTTCACCTCATCGTTTGAGTGTCATGAATATGCAGGTGGGTGCAATTTTCCACCCGAACAACTTGGATCCCACATGAAACTGGACTCTCCCATTAGATATGAAGTTAAGCAACCTAGAACTCCGGTTCCCCGACCTAGAGCGGCAGATGCTTCTGTTGGTaaacaaaaggaaataatCGTGATTGATGACTTACCGGAAAATGAAGT contains:
- the LOC105176545 gene encoding uncharacterized protein LOC105176545, with translation MLTTENPPPDPPCPSETTQLKSSGSNVSGDEKGSDNNQHQLEVDLFKSGLDDNNPLPKFSIRDYVFNTRGKDIKTHWPFSPKNLQLCLKNGVKDVLPPFQTLDSVRNRLNVKCAAENITNSDVKLSGFSYHPLSVPSNNVGKKLALDIENIKSSGSEEDKEYPSTTTIQSCPDIISVPVIKSPYLEPEAENLPVSSAGGPEFAVAVSNKVENYSQKPVKKCRVIVKLSNIAEPKLTEESSANASVVSETMASKVCPVCKTFSSSSNTTLNAHIDQCLSGESTVKWAANSKVIKHRIKPRKTRLMVDVYATALHCTLEDLDRRNGTNWALNMGFAAQDLEECTEEKTITYSSVNGHEDNCNEGAVYFDSSGTKLRILSKFSDLQTNSSAKDDCELTKLVKRDEGSKILSSKKKKYLVQRHKLLECPPYDQGSCSSRTHHCPKDNNGHEKKFPHEDDEKEDLRQPMEACDQMRSDDFGMIKQWVSSKRTGLKKNVNLDTGSRHLDKIIRNLRVKNSNLPSPGVKFSKRTSDLSFPNLSDGNPLFLTESRKRKENSSFNSHDAYEEQLLRKRARFSLLEFRNCHGMKNHLMLSECNMKQLKKDEPSIHKSRTDPPNGMESHASSRSFKKMRSVSPTMNTNSSFISSRMSQHHTFSSEGKEFGAPKETSLDDIISSRGKKLSSSRKNLLSVRHASISESKKNLGRKNLNFKKRRLHYESGSDEEAVVSRSAVCMQYNPAEILDKNAVQMGKASGKSLTRILKIRKKRGELVNTGKAGETTPKSSDSPPQSDTHGVETNIDSSAGGNVPAGASNGLDVVKDVEIQDEFVCEPTSKVCDGETFIALGESFDSEYPAITGPSDVELISGHYIKPYGHSPADLGLGGEGEMFCANKVDKDLITANDTLGTAEINANKGQGNYFIDVDPISIPGPPGSFLPSPGRMGSEEIQGNSSLTTCRILSSEDEYELVDRDSSDSPISATSFASNSIAARSDSVSLANLSVQSHGVQHESQRDISEDRMDPVPESSFPFELAAAAADGNLKLHESRANSILPEMSPRRFGNSQPCCCSRKEGVPQTGSLNYQESQLLRRRAITSLPPLPSQEKQMGPDPNGEFYTSNLRSETFPKNDQNPPEKIVTDSPKGYTTLPVSQGTEVKFPACGNSEFPSPSTPNPVLRLMGKNLMVVSNDENPSPQMRSTQSCMVNGYPSQQSCVDNVVSSSNIQNEHHSFNHSLSRAPSTLDNKQTSTTAQHFDFSSSDGSRIPANFRAPESRPHPSRVMLPSKCFGGSFTSSFECHEYAGGCNFPPEQLGSHMKLDSPIRYEVKQPRTPVPRPRAADASVGKQKEIIVIDDLPENEVTLTMKSTQGEVNIEAGRPTVGISASRASGNDSVHVNPFYSYQTRCYPLYSGSQMVQNTHIQVQPLKATNKNLIDWNCSPEGSNLRYPNLLPASLPPTGHQRSLYFAPGFL